A region of Bombilactobacillus folatiphilus DNA encodes the following proteins:
- a CDS encoding F0F1 ATP synthase subunit epsilon, whose protein sequence is MEDTAVMVVNIITPDGQVYSHHGKRVVARATDGDLGILANHLPIIATLKIAEVRVLRADNDNHEDAIAVNGGYLEFKDNVLNIVADSAERARNIDLRRARYAKERAEEEIKHAKTVQDIDEVQRAQVALARAINRIQVYNHR, encoded by the coding sequence ATGGAAGATACAGCTGTAATGGTTGTTAACATTATCACACCTGATGGTCAAGTTTATTCGCATCATGGCAAGCGTGTTGTTGCGCGAGCTACAGATGGTGATTTAGGTATTTTGGCCAACCACTTGCCGATTATCGCGACTTTAAAAATTGCGGAAGTGCGAGTCTTGCGGGCTGATAATGATAATCATGAAGATGCAATTGCTGTGAATGGTGGTTACTTGGAATTTAAGGACAACGTGCTGAATATCGTCGCTGATAGTGCTGAACGGGCACGAAATATTGATTTGAGGCGTGCACGTTATGCTAAAGAGCGTGCTGAAGAAGAAATTAAGCATGCTAAAACAGTCCAAGATATTGATGAAGTTCAACGAGCACAAGTTGCCCTAGCACGAGCAATTAATCGAATTCAAGTTTATAATCATCGTTAA
- a CDS encoding DUF1146 family protein: MGIQNLLIIFSHLFFIWLAFLAVQTLDWDRVLHVHTNNWGKILIVFLAIALGYNVSSFFISFVQAFQNLIFML, translated from the coding sequence GTGGGAATTCAAAATCTATTAATTATTTTTAGCCATCTTTTCTTTATTTGGCTGGCGTTTTTAGCTGTACAGACCTTAGATTGGGATCGAGTTTTGCACGTACACACAAATAATTGGGGCAAAATTTTAATTGTCTTTTTAGCTATTGCACTAGGCTATAATGTTAGTTCATTTTTCATTAGTTTCGTCCAAGCGTTCCAGAATTTGATTTTTATGTTATAG
- the mreB gene encoding rod shape-determining protein gives MAKSIGIDLGTANVLINVQGEGIVVNEPSVVAINTENHELLAVGTKAYQMVGRTPGNIQAIRPLKDGVIADFDITEKMLQYFINEIDIKSRFSRLTIMICCPTNITSIEQKSIIEAAEQTGSKDVYLELEPKVAAVGAGMDIFKPQGNMVIDIGGGTSDIAILSMGDIAVSKSMRLAGDKMNTAIQNYVKTQKNIIIGERTAEDIKKQIGSAFEPDPTNEMTIRGRDIATGLPVTVTISEVDTQKALTDILSSIIDGVKSVLEQAEPELSADIIDRGIMLTGGGSLIKGIDKLFARELQVPVLIAEDPLDTVARGTGILLERIAAGNK, from the coding sequence ATGGCGAAATCTATTGGAATTGATTTAGGGACAGCTAATGTTTTGATTAATGTTCAGGGCGAAGGAATTGTTGTTAACGAGCCATCGGTAGTTGCAATTAATACAGAAAATCATGAATTATTAGCGGTTGGTACCAAAGCATATCAAATGGTAGGGCGGACACCAGGTAATATTCAAGCCATTCGTCCGTTAAAAGATGGTGTCATTGCTGATTTTGATATTACGGAAAAGATGTTGCAATATTTTATCAATGAAATTGATATTAAAAGTCGCTTTTCACGTTTAACGATTATGATTTGTTGTCCAACTAACATTACGTCCATCGAGCAAAAATCAATTATTGAAGCCGCCGAACAAACTGGTAGTAAAGATGTGTATCTGGAATTAGAACCTAAAGTAGCAGCCGTGGGAGCTGGCATGGATATTTTTAAGCCACAAGGTAATATGGTAATTGATATCGGTGGCGGAACCAGCGATATTGCTATTTTGTCTATGGGAGATATTGCTGTTAGCAAATCAATGCGGTTGGCTGGCGATAAGATGAATACTGCCATTCAAAATTATGTTAAAACTCAAAAAAATATTATTATCGGTGAACGTACCGCTGAAGACATCAAGAAACAAATTGGTTCGGCTTTTGAGCCCGATCCTACTAATGAAATGACAATTCGGGGTCGTGATATTGCTACTGGTCTGCCGGTGACGGTCACTATCTCAGAAGTAGATACTCAAAAAGCATTGACTGATATCTTGTCTTCAATTATTGATGGTGTTAAATCTGTTTTGGAACAGGCTGAACCCGAGTTATCTGCAGATATTATTGATCGTGGAATTATGCTAACGGGCGGTGGTTCCTTGATTAAGGGAATTGATAAACTTTTTGCTCGTGAGTTACAGGTTCCAGTTCTCATTGCTGAAGATCCGTTAGATACTGTTGCTAGAGGGACGGGAATTTTGTTAGAAAGAATTGCTGCAGGTAATAAATAA
- a CDS encoding DNA-directed RNA polymerase subunit beta, protein MNKSYGNHLVKNIFKIILAFILLFIVGMMVGALIGGGNILTPLLPKTWVHIFQFMK, encoded by the coding sequence ATGAATAAGTCGTACGGTAACCATTTAGTCAAAAATATTTTCAAAATTATTCTGGCATTTATTCTGTTATTTATTGTTGGAATGATGGTAGGTGCTTTGATAGGCGGTGGCAATATTTTGACGCCGCTATTACCAAAGACGTGGGTTCATATTTTTCAATTTATGAAGTGA
- the yidD gene encoding membrane protein insertion efficiency factor YidD, which translates to MSNLLIKFVHFYQKFISPIFPPSCRYYPTCSSYMIQAIEKVGSFRGFIMGIARILRCHPFIHGGFDPVPDHFTIFRNKYPEKYEDEIIAKRFHPKKN; encoded by the coding sequence ATGTCTAATTTATTAATTAAGTTTGTACACTTTTATCAAAAATTTATCTCACCCATATTTCCTCCAAGTTGTCGTTATTATCCGACTTGTTCTAGTTATATGATTCAAGCAATTGAAAAAGTAGGTAGTTTTAGAGGATTCATAATGGGGATTGCGCGCATTTTACGCTGTCATCCTTTTATTCATGGTGGTTTTGATCCAGTACCCGATCATTTTACGATTTTTCGTAATAAATATCCGGAAAAATATGAAGATGAAATTATTGCAAAACGATTTCATCCTAAAAAGAATTAA
- a CDS encoding DUF2969 family protein translates to MRTKERKFNVNLLEISATSWKVVIDKKNHEQTIARIEQVDQKHFEVNLIDDTNATKLVATNLNEAVNSALMQYNLHLN, encoded by the coding sequence ATGAGAACAAAAGAACGTAAATTTAATGTAAATTTATTAGAGATCAGTGCAACCAGTTGGAAAGTGGTCATTGATAAAAAAAATCATGAACAGACAATTGCACGGATTGAACAAGTTGATCAAAAGCACTTTGAAGTCAATTTAATTGACGATACTAATGCCACTAAGTTAGTTGCTACCAATTTAAATGAAGCAGTAAATAGTGCACTAATGCAGTACAACTTGCATTTAAATTAG
- a CDS encoding FtsW/RodA/SpoVE family cell cycle protein, giving the protein MGLRRSKIKVDDENPRIDYGVIFSVMVLALIGLLSIYVAASHDYRGSGPWRMVVSQMLWYVIGAIGVFVIMHFDAEQLWTIAPYAYWAGIGLLIAVLFFYSREYAMQTGARSWFALGPLSFQPSEIMKPAFILMLGRVVTIHNHTFPIHTLRNDLRLIGKMVLWSIPVIVLMLLQKDFGTMLVFLAILAGVILVSGIDWRILLFLGALVGILGGGAIYLVVTGEGRQILASIGFHAYQFERIDSWLNPSGDTSNSSYQLWQNLKAIGSGKLIGKGFNHSNVYVPVRESDMIFSVIGENFGFIGCCALIMVYFLLISQMVKVTFDTKNEFYAYVSTGIIMMILFHVFENIGMSIGLLPMTGIPLPFISQGGSALLGNMIGIGMIMSMRYHYKSYMFSSDDFK; this is encoded by the coding sequence ATGGGGTTAAGAAGATCGAAAATTAAAGTTGATGATGAAAATCCGAGAATTGATTATGGTGTTATTTTTTCGGTAATGGTTTTAGCATTAATTGGTCTACTATCAATTTATGTTGCGGCTTCACATGATTATCGCGGCAGTGGTCCTTGGCGTATGGTAGTTTCGCAAATGCTTTGGTATGTAATTGGAGCAATCGGAGTTTTTGTGATCATGCATTTTGACGCGGAACAATTGTGGACAATTGCACCTTATGCGTATTGGGCAGGTATTGGCTTATTAATTGCCGTGTTATTTTTTTATAGTCGCGAGTATGCCATGCAAACCGGCGCCCGAAGTTGGTTTGCTTTAGGTCCCTTGTCGTTTCAACCATCTGAAATAATGAAGCCTGCGTTTATTTTAATGTTGGGGAGAGTCGTGACAATTCATAACCATACTTTTCCCATCCATACATTAAGAAATGATCTGCGCTTAATTGGAAAAATGGTTTTATGGTCTATACCAGTCATTGTCTTGATGTTATTGCAAAAAGATTTTGGTACCATGTTGGTCTTTTTAGCCATTTTGGCTGGCGTTATTTTGGTATCAGGAATTGATTGGCGGATTCTATTATTTTTAGGTGCATTAGTTGGTATTTTGGGTGGTGGCGCCATTTATTTGGTAGTAACAGGCGAAGGTCGGCAAATTTTGGCTAGCATTGGTTTTCATGCTTATCAGTTTGAACGGATTGATTCATGGTTAAATCCGTCAGGTGATACGTCGAATTCCAGTTATCAACTTTGGCAAAATTTAAAGGCAATTGGTTCCGGTAAATTGATTGGCAAGGGTTTTAATCACTCGAATGTGTATGTTCCTGTGCGGGAATCTGATATGATTTTTTCTGTTATCGGTGAAAATTTTGGATTTATTGGCTGTTGTGCATTAATTATGGTTTATTTTTTACTAATTTCGCAAATGGTCAAGGTTACGTTTGATACTAAAAATGAATTTTATGCCTATGTGTCAACAGGTATTATTATGATGATTTTGTTCCATGTTTTTGAAAATATTGGAATGAGTATTGGACTGTTACCAATGACGGGAATTCCGTTGCCATTTATCTCACAAGGTGGTTCGGCTTTGTTAGGTAATATGATTGGCATCGGGATGATTATGTCGATGCGTTATCATTATAAAAGTTATATGTTCAGTAGTGATGATTTTAAATAA
- a CDS encoding universal stress protein, producing MLQNYQNILVPIDGSYEAETAFNKAIEVAQRNQADLHILHVIDTRAFQDVSSFDSSMVEKISQTAQETINKYEQTALKRGIANVTTTIKYGAPKTTIARTYPIDNQIDLIMIGATGLNTVERLLIGSVTEFVTRNAPCDVMVVRTNLDGQKINHKK from the coding sequence ATGTTACAAAATTATCAAAATATTCTAGTTCCCATTGACGGCTCGTATGAAGCGGAAACGGCTTTTAATAAAGCAATTGAAGTAGCCCAGCGTAATCAAGCCGACTTGCACATTTTACATGTTATTGATACGCGTGCTTTTCAGGATGTCTCTAGCTTTGATTCTTCTATGGTGGAAAAAATTTCGCAAACCGCTCAAGAAACTATCAATAAATATGAACAAACTGCTTTAAAACGTGGAATTGCAAATGTTACGACAACTATCAAATATGGTGCTCCAAAAACTACCATTGCCCGTACGTATCCCATTGACAATCAAATTGACTTAATTATGATTGGTGCCACTGGCTTAAACACTGTTGAAAGACTATTGATTGGTTCTGTAACTGAATTTGTTACTCGCAATGCTCCATGTGATGTAATGGTCGTGAGAACTAACCTTGACGGTCAAAAAATCAATCATAAAAAGTAA
- a CDS encoding replication-associated recombination protein A, whose translation MNQPLAYRMRPRNLNEVVGQQHLIGPSKIIWRMVHTKLLSSMILYGPPGTGKTSIASAIAGSTKYAFRQLNAATDSKKQLQIVAEEAKMSGTVVLLLDEIHRLDKTKQDFLLPLLESGQIILIGATTENPYLAINPAIRSRTQIFEVKSLTPQDIKQALQLALKDTERGLGNYQTSLTKNAWQVFTHATNGDLRSSLNGLELAVKSTPKDKDDIIQINSEIASESLQQKTLLTDKNGDDHYDVISAFQKSIRGSDTDAALYYLARLLEGGDLKTAIRRLIVCAYEDIGLANPPVCQRTVTACSAAEKIGLPEARIPLADAVIELCLSPKSNSGILAIDAALEDIRSGKVGQIPDSLKDSHYKGSEKLQHGIGYQYPHDFANDWVAQQYLPDLLQKRQYYQAKTNSKYETNLKKTYDHLHTLQNHTES comes from the coding sequence TTGAATCAACCTTTAGCTTATCGTATGCGACCTCGCAACTTAAATGAAGTAGTTGGTCAACAACATTTAATTGGCCCAAGCAAAATTATTTGGCGCATGGTTCATACCAAATTACTTTCATCTATGATCCTATATGGTCCACCGGGAACTGGAAAAACAAGCATTGCCAGTGCTATCGCCGGTAGTACTAAGTACGCTTTTCGTCAACTAAATGCGGCAACCGATTCCAAGAAGCAGCTACAAATTGTAGCCGAAGAAGCCAAAATGAGCGGTACTGTTGTTTTGTTATTGGATGAAATACATCGTCTCGACAAAACTAAACAAGATTTTTTATTACCATTGTTGGAAAGTGGACAAATTATTTTAATCGGTGCTACCACAGAAAATCCTTATCTGGCCATCAATCCTGCTATCCGTAGTCGGACTCAAATTTTCGAAGTCAAGTCTTTGACGCCACAAGATATTAAACAAGCTTTACAACTGGCGTTAAAGGATACTGAACGCGGCTTAGGCAACTATCAGACATCACTAACTAAAAATGCTTGGCAAGTTTTTACTCATGCAACCAATGGTGATTTACGCAGTTCCTTAAACGGTCTAGAGTTAGCAGTTAAATCTACTCCTAAAGATAAAGATGATATTATCCAAATTAATTCTGAAATTGCTAGTGAATCTCTGCAGCAAAAGACGTTATTAACTGATAAAAATGGCGACGATCATTATGATGTGATATCTGCTTTCCAAAAATCCATTCGTGGCAGTGATACCGATGCCGCTTTATATTATTTAGCACGTTTATTAGAAGGCGGTGATCTCAAGACAGCTATTCGCCGTTTGATTGTTTGTGCTTATGAAGATATCGGTCTTGCCAATCCTCCCGTCTGTCAACGGACTGTCACAGCCTGTAGCGCTGCCGAAAAAATTGGCTTGCCTGAAGCCCGCATTCCCTTGGCCGATGCTGTCATTGAACTCTGCTTAAGCCCTAAGTCTAATTCAGGTATTTTGGCCATTGATGCCGCTTTAGAGGATATCCGTTCAGGAAAGGTTGGTCAAATTCCCGATAGTCTAAAAGATAGCCATTACAAGGGTTCCGAAAAATTACAACATGGTATCGGTTATCAGTATCCTCATGATTTTGCTAATGATTGGGTTGCTCAACAGTATTTACCTGACCTTTTGCAAAAGCGACAATATTATCAGGCGAAAACCAACAGTAAATATGAAACAAATTTAAAAAAGACTTACGACCATCTGCATACTTTACAAAATCACACTGAAAGTTAG